Within Vigna unguiculata cultivar IT97K-499-35 chromosome 2, ASM411807v1, whole genome shotgun sequence, the genomic segment tagatttaaattgggtcattgtttaggctttgctttcaataaataaGTTAGAACACTTGTGATTACATGGTGCATAaaattgggccgagcccaatttcCTTCTTGGTCGAGAATCCTTGGCAATGTGCTAAATATGGAAATAAACAAGCAAAGCATGACCAAAGCAAAGAGAGTGTGACAATGGTAAGGAGTGTGTGATATGCCACTTGGCGCCATCATACCTCATCTCCTACATCACACGACCAAGAATTCAACTTGCTCTTCAAGCTACATCTCCATTACATTTGTGCTTAATTTGAATTGCATTAAGGAAGCTAATCTACTATAAATGATAGCTTCCTATGCACATGTAAGGGTTACTTTGCAAAGTAGAAGCATAGTTGTTGAGAGCACTCCACTTCTTCTACTCTTATTTGAGAGCACACTTGGCTATCCTTCTctttcatctcctctagccaccttccataccatagcacCAATTCTGCTCTTCATTTTCACAAATCCTCCATTTCCAAGAGCAAGCTTCAACTCCTCCATTTCCTCTACATCTCCACTCATTCTAAGCATTctccatggatctccttccaCTTCTCCACCAAGGATGTCCATCAGGTCATTAAACAATGCACTAAGTGTGTCAACATACCTTGTTTGCATGGATTCagtcttaaacttgttttgAAGGGATATTGGAGTTGGATTTTGAGGATGTGAAAGCAATAACAACTCCATACATGTCTAAAAGGGTAGACACGCGTTCTTGTCAGCGCCAAAAGTTCCGTCCAGATAATACCTCGATTTTTGACACATCTAGAAAAGGTTTCGCAAAGACTGTTTGAGCTCCAAAAACAATATTTGGATTCTTCGTAGAAGGTGTGTTGTTTTTGTCAGCCATAAGTCTTTAAGATTGTTGTAGTAGCTGACAAAATCACAAATCAAAAAGACTTCCAGAGATGTGTAGATTCATTGTCCTTAAGAACTTATCCGTAGTGTATTGCACAAGCCCCCCAAATACAACAGGAACTTGTCAAAATTTCTAAGGATCTCAGAACTagcaaaataattattaaaaaagagtaaataaataaacccaaaatgagagaaaagataTAAGAGAGAAAGGAGGAGAAAACGAGAGAGAATGAATGAGTATAGAAGTGTGTGTTTGAGAGAGGAGTATAGTGCTCTATTTATAGATGGTGTATGGGGACAGAAATGGATCAAAATTCATGGcctgtaaaagaaaaatctaaagcAACCCAACATTAAAAAACTGCATCTGAAAAAGAGGGAAAATATCACTCAAATTGCAACAGCTTTTGCAATATACACGTTGTATATATAACAACTAGTTCATAGATTATAGAACGTTCCTAGATACATGTGCACCtacaaacaaacaaaccaacACACCCGTAAAGACTAAACATTTATATAGACACTCTTCCTTGGGCTTTACAATGCACCATGATGAGAATATGCCTTTCGAGAAACCTTCCAGTTTTTCAGAAGTCATAGTAGTTCAGCTTTCTTTATAGACAACAAGCTTTCATTAGACTCCATTGTAGTGCCAATGAACACAAGCTAGCTACAATACTCATCTAAAAGACTGAAGAAGCAATCTGTACCCCTTCATGGAAAGAACTTTTTAAACGATTATTTGGTTCATTGCCCAATGAAGACTGACTCAGTATGAAGGATTATTATTACTGACTTTGTACCTGTATGAAAAGGTCTTCTCTCGCTAACCTGTTGCAAACAAGATTCAAGCATTCACAACCAACATAAATATGAACTTATAGCACGGAAATGCGTAATCCAGGAATATCAACGACTGAAGCAACAAGGGAGGAGGAGAAAAGGAGCAAGTCCATTCAACTTTCTGCTAGTTGCTACAATATCTTCGACCTTTTAGTGGACAGCATCCCAGTTGGTATTTAATTATTAGCctattttggaagaaaaatatGCAATGTAATTGCTTCCTCCTTATGGCTTTAATAAACTCCCAACACATTTCTGCAGtagttatttattatatctCCGTTCGAGAAATATCAAAGACAACATAAATGCACATATCCGGACACTCAAAAATACGGATAACTACTATTTTATAGGAAGTCTAATTTAGAAGTTTAAATTAGCAAGCAAACTGTGCAGAAACATAACATGATACATACAATAAGCTCCAATAACAAATAATAGTCAAATCATTGAGGATCTAGATTTAAACTAATATTCACATTCTTAATAAAAAGACTCAAATAGTCATCAACTTACCTATTCAGTAAACACACTTGAATGATCACAAGATTGATATCTTTCTACGATTGGGCGACTcactttttgtatatttataaaatttggcTCCTCCTTCAGTGTGTTGTCAGTGCTATCTACATTGACTTTCATTTGACTAAAATCACTGACAGGTGATTCCATTTCATTTTGAACAAACCTATTTGGAACGCAAGTACCTTTGCCAATAAACCCAATATTCCTAAGGCATACTTGATCAAATGAATCGCCTGATTTCAAACCATAGGGATCTTGTCTATCAGACATGGGCAAAGGGCTAGGAAAAGGTCTTGCACCACCAAATGTCAAATTTGAGTTTTGAAGCTGCCGAATACTGCCATTGATGGAACTCATGGAACATGTGGAGGGCGTAGTATGTGTATAAAGAACAGATCGAGCTTTTGTGTCCCCACCGGAAAATTGAGCTGCACTAACTAAATTATTTGATTTCTGTGACAATAAACTATAATCAATAATGGCATTCCTGCCAAAACTGCAATTCTGATGGACAGATGCAGAACTATTTACTGCCTGGAGAGTGTCACAGGATTGAGATGGAACCACCAAGCAAGATGGTTGAACATTGATTGAACAACTTTGATCATGTATCAGAGGCTCCTGTTGCTGGTGGTGCTGCTGTTGTTTTTGCTGGGGTTGCTGCCTTTGTTGGTGATCTAATATATCCATCAGTATGTTGTTATTCTGAGTACCCACTCTTTCAACGCTATTATTGGGTCTCACTGAACCCATTGTATTATTAGATGATGGCCATGCACCATATCCTGTCGACACGTCGTTTGCAGTTAAGAAAGAGAGAGGAAAATCCTTGCCAATATTGGAAGGACACTTTACAAAAGGCTGACCATACGCCACAGCATGTTCAGCATGGGAATGTTTTAGCCCAATGGATGCTTGCAGCAATGTAGCCTGGTCTGCTGTAGACATTATGTTAGTTGCAGGGCGACCTAAGAGCTCAGCATGAAGGGCTGCAAGTGTTTCAGGCGGAACATGGCCAGCAGCAGCCAAAGCTTGTATGTCAAATCTTCCAGTAGCGCTCAGCTTGGATTCTATAGTCCCAGGAACTCCATTTAGCATCCCATTCTGTTGCTGTGCCACTCCACTTAATCGCTTCAAGTAAAGTCTAAATTTCTGTAAATGAATATTGTAGTTCAAACGACAATGTTAATTACACTTGAGAGCAGCAACACCCAAGCGCATTTATCTACATCTATTGCCTTagtaaaatagataaaatatttgcATATTAACAGGCAATATTCCTCACCTGATTATTGCAATATTTTcagattagtaaagaatgacTGTGGCCATAAACTCTTAATTCTGACACCAGTAAACTTACATTAAATGACATTTATCACTTAAAAATGATTAAGATTCATTTCTACATATACTTGACCTTTCGATGCTATCAACTAAGTACATGTCACTTTAAAAAAGAGAAACTAAAAAAGCTGCATAGCTGCAAAATTAGTGCTATCACTCCTACCCATGTCAATCTTGGTCTCCCTCCCCTTTCTCATTCATCAATACACTCATTCTTTCATTCCATTGATTCAAgtcaaaacatatattttttataacaaattgtCTGTTGTGCTGAATAATCCATATCAAGATTTTCAACTCAGCTAAAATCATTTTCAATGTTTCATTTCTAAGTAACTTCACATTTCTCATTCACAACAGTAAAACAAAAACAGACAACACTGTTGAAAGTCCTTTGCATCAGCTTAAGTTGTCTCAAGGACAACAAAATTAAGACCTCATTCACGACAGGCAACCTCATCAACCTCCCCTATCAAAATTGGAACAGCAAAAAAGTAAGTTTAAAACCTTGATTTGAGGGTTCGATGTCGATCAGGAATTAATTTGTTtccttaaatattttgatataatttccTAAGAATAAGCTAAGCAATTCATAGATTGATTTGTTCTCCCTAAATTCAGATTATaggatattttgtatattttgtaattatgagtaATAATTGTAAATAGTCTTAACATTATTTATAGTGGAAATAACAATAGTGAAAGGCATGAAGTCATTTTTCGTGACATGGTAACCCTAGTACACATTAGTTGAGGCTAACCCTAGTCTTGCATACTCATTATTGAATATAGGgaaaatagggattgagattaatctcccttgtgtagaaaatacacataggggctgtatttataatagagaacatatgggctaagcccaaaataagatattaaagatACCTTAACACTCATCAATGGTAAGAAAGACTAATCATGCACATAAGAGTATCAAGCAGTGGAAGTTAAAGTTTATAGTAGATACCAAGGTAATTTCTGCTCAGAATGATTATAattgcaacaacaaaaaatacaacGTTAATTGACATCAAGACAGAAGAAAATAATATGCTGGCATTTGAACCAAGTAAAAAGTAACCCACGTGTTAACAAAGGAGATATAACACAATAAAAgattaaggaaattaaaaaaaccaagaAAATAAACAGTGTAACTGAAGAGATCAGCTACACATCCAACTactcaaaattaattatatgaacAATTCTGGGGGAAAATGGAAAATTATTGCTTCacattttaaactaaaaacCAACCTGCAAATGACTGGCAACATTTTCTCTAGTCAAACCAGGGACATTCATCAATTCAAGTATTCTCTTTGGCACAGCCTCTAAAACAAGGATAAGAAACaatctataaattaaattgtgatAAATGCTTAAATAAACAAAAGCAAAATATGTATGCTTTATGCTTATTGTAATCTAAATAAGTCTAGTAATTGAGCAGAAAAAATAGAAGCTATAGCAAGAAAAATATAGCAGGGGATTCTTACTATCAAGCCCAAGTTGATTCACAGCACTGACAAATTGTTGGTGCAGTTCTACTGACCACACTACACGAGGCTTCTTAGATGTGGCTGGATCATCACTCTCCAATTCaatatcttcttcttttaaaCTGCTCCTCTTTTTTGGTGCTTTAACTACTTCTGCTTCATCAGCAACAGAAGTATATTCAATATCATCATTTCCCCGTATATTCCAATCACTGTCTTCCATGCTGCCAGAATTATCatgttctttattttcattccaGATTTTCCTAACAACATGTTGCCATATATTCCTCAGTTCTTCCTCACGTACAGGCTTAATCAAATAATCACACGCCCCGTGTCTAATTCCCTTCATGACAGCACTTGTTGTACTATCACCAGACATCACTGCACAATGCAgaatatattttcaaatgttAAGCATTATTAATGCACTTGTAATTCTAAGGACAAGGGGAACAACACTTACTAATTACAGGAAGGTCCATTTCCAGCCCAACATGTTCAAGGAGCTTATAGCCATCCATGTCTGGCATATGAACATCACTCAGTACCACATCAAAACAACCTTTCCTTTCCCGCAAAAGATTCAAAGCCACAGTAGCCTCGGTGCATGTGGTAACTGGAAGATAAAAACACAAGTAAGAAGAAAAACTTAGTTCAAATAAAGACAAGTTGCAAATCATAAGAAATCCATGTCATGGCATTTACTAGATCTACAATATCTATTGAAATCATTTGCAAATTTCCAGGCAATTgtgtttttattgaaatttcaGGTCATAGTGAATAGACTGCATCATAAACATTCTCCattagatttaaataaaattttgttgagCTCCTTAACCCATGGTAAAAAGCCTCTTCACATTCATTACACATAGTTGAACACACTAAATAAGAACACCCCAAAATGAAGTACGAAACCTATGTGCctatttatttacaataatcTTCATCGGACAGTCGAACAATGTGGGGATTTGCAGAAAGGCAAAATTTCAGTCAgccttttaatttaattgttgaaAATTTCACATCAACTCAAGATATggtcaaattataaaatataagtaagtGCAAATCTCCTCTTAAAAGTCAATTTTGCAGAGTAGACTTAGTCCTAAACCTACTTTCTAAGATGGTATCAAAATCTATCCTAACAAGATTTGTTGGACTCATCACCACTTGTCAAGCAACTACCAGGCTCACCACACATTTTTGTcatattaatttagaaaaaattgttcataAGACGGTTGTTTGAGTAATTtaatataaagataatagttaaaaattaaagtatgaatGTATATAactttaatcaaattaattaaatattcagtctactcaaatattattgagcaacattctaacatttattaaaaatatgaaattgtgaacctatataattaagagtaataaataattataataaaaaaatcaaaataattataaaaaaatgttggtcgGTTAAGTGGTTCAACCCACTGTCAACCCAGCTCAAACTAGTTTAATCCGTGAATTAAGTAAGTCAGGTTCGAtttaacccacttttgaaaaaatcgAATCCGTGGTGAGCCGAGTTGACTCACGGATTAAAACCCAATTTTGACATCTGTACTTCTAAGTAGGTGTTGGAACTTAAGTACAAGATGAGAGTTCAACCCAAAAGACTAATTCATTAGGTAAGAGAACCCCAAGTCGTAGGTAATACATCAAGTTATTCTATTGAGTGTGATACTACCGTTGTCACTTCCTTCAATAGCCGTAGCCTATCGACAATAATTCAGTGCACCTCTTTGACGGTTTACTACCCCCTACTTAGTATTCAGTTTGTACCTTAATAATATATAGCATATAGGGAACCGTAACTCAGCTCTCAATGAAAGCACCCGTTGTTAGGACTTGAGTAGAAGAGGAG encodes:
- the LOC114173748 gene encoding two-component response regulator ORR21-like, producing MAPSRSAADACKGGTAEFPAGLRVLVVDDDATTLRIIEQMSIRCRYRVTTCTEATVALNLLRERKGCFDVVLSDVHMPDMDGYKLLEHVGLEMDLPVIMMSGDSTTSAVMKGIRHGACDYLIKPVREEELRNIWQHVVRKIWNENKEHDNSGSMEDSDWNIRGNDDIEYTSVADEAEVVKAPKKRSSLKEEDIELESDDPATSKKPRVVWSVELHQQFVSAVNQLGLDKAVPKRILELMNVPGLTRENVASHLQKFRLYLKRLSGVAQQQNGMLNGVPGTIESKLSATGRFDIQALAAAGHVPPETLAALHAELLGRPATNIMSTADQATLLQASIGLKHSHAEHAVAYGQPFVKCPSNIGKDFPLSFLTANDVSTGYGAWPSSNNTMGSVRPNNSVERVGTQNNNILMDILDHQQRQQPQQKQQQHHQQQEPLIHDQSCSINVQPSCLVVPSQSCDTLQAVNSSASVHQNCSFGRNAIIDYSLLSQKSNNLVSAAQFSGGDTKARSVLYTHTTPSTCSMSSINGSIRQLQNSNLTFGGARPFPSPLPMSDRQDPYGLKSGDSFDQVCLRNIGFIGKGTCVPNRFVQNEMESPVSDFSQMKVNVDSTDNTLKEEPNFINIQKVSRPIVERYQSCDHSSVFTE